One genomic segment of Pirellulaceae bacterium includes these proteins:
- a CDS encoding ZIP family metal transporter, with protein sequence MILLWAALIATVGSAGVFAPWLAGRGGKGRTIAYGNSFAGGVLLAAGLIHLLADANHGFSTAYPQLEYPAAYSIATLAFILVLGLERVIPRSMEAGSTSTDPESAALLNAGNQSGIAPYLLLVTLSIHSLIAGVTLGISTAAGAGVLLVAILAHKGAAGFALGSTFRKAAVPPRKRIPSLLVFVGSTPLGVILGGIAIDLFGEGSGAAEAWFKAVAAGTFLYIATLDIVREEFFPGGSNRGSRLIWALVGAGLMAIVAIWM encoded by the coding sequence ATGATCCTGCTCTGGGCGGCATTGATTGCGACCGTTGGCAGCGCCGGCGTCTTTGCCCCCTGGCTGGCTGGCCGCGGCGGCAAGGGACGCACGATCGCCTACGGCAACAGTTTCGCTGGCGGCGTGCTGCTCGCCGCGGGACTCATCCACCTCCTCGCCGATGCGAATCATGGCTTCTCAACCGCTTATCCGCAGCTCGAATACCCAGCCGCCTACAGCATCGCGACTCTGGCTTTCATCCTCGTGCTTGGCCTTGAGCGGGTGATCCCCAGATCAATGGAAGCCGGGAGTACGAGCACGGATCCTGAATCCGCCGCCCTGCTGAACGCCGGAAACCAGAGTGGGATCGCTCCCTACCTGCTGCTTGTGACCCTCTCGATCCACAGCCTGATTGCCGGGGTGACGCTAGGCATCTCGACTGCCGCAGGAGCGGGCGTGCTTCTAGTCGCCATCCTCGCCCACAAGGGAGCCGCCGGCTTCGCCCTTGGATCCACCTTCCGAAAAGCTGCCGTACCACCTCGCAAGCGGATTCCATCGCTCCTGGTCTTCGTCGGTAGCACCCCCTTGGGTGTCATCCTGGGCGGCATCGCAATCGATCTGTTCGGCGAAGGGAGTGGGGCCGCCGAAGCATGGTTCAAGGCCGTCGCCGCTGGGACCTTCCTTTACATCGCAACGCTCGACATCGTGCGTGAGGAGTTCTTCCCCGGTGGCAGCAACCGCGGCAGCCGGCTCATCTGGGCACTGGTGGGCGCAGGCCTGATGGCGATCGTGGCAATCTGGATGTGA
- a CDS encoding 6-carboxytetrahydropterin synthase: protein MNLEIMRRIKFCAGHRLYQHGGKCEFLHGHNYVADFYVTSHSVDSVGRIIDFAELKSRFKGWLDEHWDHGFILNKADENGLQAIKLTEPCKYYELPYNPTAENMARYLLEVICPEVLSDTNVQATRVVIWETEEAFGEARLLSVSSPASVAESGGVGVD, encoded by the coding sequence ATGAACCTGGAGATTATGCGTCGCATCAAGTTTTGTGCGGGACATCGTCTTTACCAACACGGTGGTAAGTGTGAATTTCTTCACGGTCATAACTATGTTGCCGACTTCTACGTCACCAGCCATAGCGTCGACTCCGTCGGCCGGATAATCGACTTCGCCGAACTCAAGTCGCGGTTTAAGGGTTGGTTGGATGAGCATTGGGATCATGGTTTCATCCTCAATAAAGCTGACGAAAATGGCCTTCAGGCCATTAAGTTGACTGAGCCCTGCAAGTACTACGAATTGCCTTACAATCCAACCGCGGAAAACATGGCTCGCTACTTGTTGGAAGTCATTTGCCCGGAGGTGTTAAGTGATACCAATGTGCAGGCAACACGCGTCGTGATTTGGGAGACCGAAGAGGCCTTTGGCGAGGCGCGGTTACTGTCAGTGAGCTCTCCAGCAAGCGTCGCTGAGTCTGGCGGGGTCGGAGTAGATTGA